A genomic window from Flavobacteriales bacterium includes:
- a CDS encoding M48 family metalloprotease, producing MKKLVVLSVILGFTAACTTVPITGRKQMNLLPESQMMSMALTNYNQFLGQNPALPASDQKVQQVKRVGEKIAAAATRYLNAKGASDRVAGFNWQFNVVNSNEVNAWCMPGGKVVFYSAILPICQDEDGIAVVMGHEVAHAIARHGNERMSEGLLVQAGGMGLDLALSKQPQQTRALFDQAYGVATTVGAMLPFSRLHESEADEMGLIFTAMAGYDPAKAIPFWQRMSKLGGQRPPEFLSTHPDPEKRSAKLAELVPLARAYAKKYGTN from the coding sequence ATGAAAAAACTTGTTGTCCTTTCAGTGATCCTGGGATTCACGGCAGCCTGTACCACCGTTCCGATCACGGGCAGAAAACAGATGAATCTGTTGCCCGAAAGCCAGATGATGAGCATGGCACTCACCAATTACAATCAGTTTTTGGGGCAGAACCCTGCGTTACCTGCAAGTGACCAGAAAGTGCAGCAGGTGAAGCGGGTGGGAGAGAAGATAGCGGCAGCTGCTACGCGCTACCTGAATGCAAAAGGTGCTTCCGATCGCGTAGCTGGTTTCAACTGGCAGTTCAACGTGGTGAACAGCAATGAGGTGAACGCATGGTGCATGCCGGGTGGCAAAGTGGTTTTCTATTCGGCCATTCTTCCTATCTGTCAGGATGAGGATGGCATTGCCGTGGTAATGGGGCATGAGGTGGCACACGCCATTGCCCGCCACGGGAACGAGCGCATGAGCGAAGGCCTGTTGGTGCAGGCGGGCGGCATGGGATTGGATCTGGCGCTTTCCAAACAACCTCAGCAAACACGTGCACTTTTCGATCAGGCGTATGGAGTGGCCACTACGGTCGGTGCCATGCTTCCTTTTTCGCGTTTACATGAGAGCGAGGCAGATGAAATGGGTTTGATCTTCACGGCCATGGCAGGTTACGATCCAGCTAAGGCCATTCCGTTCTGGCAGCGCATGTCAAAGCTGGGCGGTCAGCGCCCACCGGAGTTTTTAAGTACGCACCCTGATCCCGAAAAGCGAAGTGCCAAACTGGCGGAACTGGTTCCTTTGGCCAGAGCTTATGCCAAAAAGTATGGCACCAATTGA
- a CDS encoding sulfatase-like hydrolase/transferase, which yields MILFAVGRWLFLFSILGLLDSVPRPEIFESFYAGLRLDLSTAAYLLLPSIPLLILFNFTRWNSVLRSVHILNRMLIIVYCLICFGELALYQEWHTKLNTQALSHFQHPAEVLSSASWQLLLLFCLPLGLFAFLYLKLYDQWLAKPMPHPSSMEQRPSIIWSLAFPLISVPLLIILIRGGVQAIPITESDPYYSKHQPLNDAALNPLRHLAKDALESHSSSSENPYLAMPNETADRIVSELFRAEKDTTVLILKDQRPNVVLILLESWNANVCGSFGGLPLTPFFDSLAYEGIRFSNFYPAAYVSDQGIPAVLSGYPATSRVALVNDLKKVSGLPCLSIDMGKNGYETGFLFGGELNYGNLKGYLINRQFDHVTETADLPADLPRGDLGVHDYLMAEEFASIIHRSKQPFFQCWFTLSSHSPYDFEPAPDSEETNDYVGSIRYADRALRHFFQLAKKEPWFENTLFILVPDHSHGSPANFDLEQKEYHHIPLVFYGNPIKEAWRKREIGNTFSQNDIATTLLKQLGMETEQYHWGKDMFNPYSNHFAYYCFYYGSGWVTDSGSVTFHHSLDEPLMYEVENDEQLNQLTRQGRAFQQAIYNDLLSR from the coding sequence ATGATCCTGTTTGCCGTTGGGCGATGGTTGTTTCTTTTTTCCATACTGGGTTTGTTAGATTCTGTGCCACGGCCAGAGATATTTGAATCGTTTTACGCAGGTCTTCGGCTCGACCTATCGACTGCTGCCTACCTTCTTTTGCCGTCCATTCCACTGCTTATCCTCTTCAACTTCACACGCTGGAATTCGGTACTGCGGAGCGTTCACATTCTTAATCGAATGCTGATCATTGTTTATTGCCTGATCTGCTTCGGGGAACTTGCCCTTTATCAGGAATGGCACACCAAATTGAATACGCAGGCGCTTTCCCATTTTCAGCATCCCGCAGAAGTGCTCAGTTCCGCATCTTGGCAACTGCTTCTGCTCTTCTGCCTTCCGTTGGGACTGTTTGCTTTCTTGTACTTGAAGCTATATGACCAATGGTTGGCCAAGCCAATGCCGCATCCGTCCAGTATGGAACAAAGACCTTCAATTATTTGGAGCCTTGCTTTCCCGTTGATCTCTGTTCCGCTCTTGATCATCCTTATCCGTGGAGGGGTTCAGGCCATTCCGATAACCGAGAGCGACCCGTACTATTCCAAGCATCAGCCGCTGAATGATGCTGCACTCAACCCGTTGCGCCATTTGGCCAAAGATGCACTCGAATCACATTCATCATCCTCCGAGAACCCCTATCTGGCCATGCCAAATGAAACTGCCGACCGAATTGTCAGCGAACTGTTTCGGGCAGAAAAAGACACCACCGTTCTCATTCTGAAAGACCAGCGCCCGAACGTGGTTCTCATACTTCTCGAAAGCTGGAATGCCAATGTCTGCGGCTCTTTCGGTGGTCTGCCGCTTACACCGTTCTTCGACAGTCTGGCCTACGAAGGCATCCGCTTCAGCAATTTTTACCCTGCCGCCTATGTTTCAGACCAAGGTATTCCGGCCGTGCTCAGCGGCTATCCCGCCACTTCCAGAGTTGCTTTGGTCAACGACCTGAAAAAAGTGAGCGGTCTTCCCTGCCTGAGCATCGATATGGGAAAGAATGGATACGAGACCGGTTTTCTCTTCGGTGGAGAGTTGAACTACGGTAATCTGAAGGGATATCTGATCAACAGACAATTTGACCATGTGACCGAAACGGCTGACCTGCCGGCCGATCTTCCACGTGGCGACCTTGGAGTTCACGACTACCTGATGGCGGAAGAATTCGCTTCGATCATTCATCGCTCAAAACAACCATTCTTCCAATGTTGGTTCACGCTCAGTTCCCATTCGCCTTATGATTTTGAACCTGCGCCAGATAGCGAAGAGACCAACGATTATGTCGGTTCCATCCGATACGCAGACCGTGCTTTGAGGCATTTCTTTCAGCTTGCCAAGAAGGAACCTTGGTTTGAGAACACGCTCTTCATTCTCGTTCCGGACCATAGTCATGGCTCCCCCGCAAACTTTGATCTGGAACAGAAGGAGTATCATCATATTCCACTGGTGTTCTATGGCAATCCGATCAAAGAAGCATGGCGAAAGCGCGAGATCGGAAACACGTTTTCGCAGAACGACATTGCTACCACGCTACTGAAGCAACTTGGCATGGAAACCGAGCAATATCATTGGGGCAAGGACATGTTCAACCCATACAGCAACCATTTTGCCTACTACTGTTTCTATTATGGTTCAGGATGGGTCACGGACAGCGGCTCGGTCACCTTCCATCATTCGCTTGATGAACCTTTGATGTACGAGGTTGAGAATGACGAACAGCTGAACCAATTGACCCGGCAGGGACGAGCGTTTCAACAGGCGATCTACAACGATCTCCTTAGCCGATGA
- a CDS encoding DUF1761 family protein — protein sequence MHSANWIAVAVATLSTLVIGFIWYNPKVFGKAWMESVGMTEDDTKKGNMPLIFGVSFLLAMVVAYKLSGGAYKHPEEFRHTLHGAFHGMLDSLYYALPVLITNALFERRSLKGILINSGYWVLCFSAIGAILYTFSGAGL from the coding sequence ATGCACAGCGCAAATTGGATCGCAGTGGCCGTTGCGACCCTATCAACATTGGTCATCGGATTCATCTGGTACAATCCGAAAGTGTTCGGAAAGGCTTGGATGGAATCTGTCGGCATGACGGAGGACGACACGAAAAAGGGAAACATGCCTCTCATTTTCGGGGTATCGTTCCTGTTGGCAATGGTCGTGGCCTACAAACTTTCGGGTGGGGCCTACAAGCACCCGGAGGAATTCAGACACACGCTTCATGGCGCGTTCCATGGCATGCTGGATTCGTTGTATTACGCCCTTCCAGTGCTGATCACCAACGCCCTTTTTGAGCGAAGAAGCCTCAAAGGAATCCTGATCAATTCGGGTTATTGGGTACTCTGCTTCTCAGCGATCGGAGCCATCCTTTACACCTTTTCGGGTGCCGGATTGTAA
- a CDS encoding WYL domain-containing protein: MSTDTEVSRLVRITKIATMLQSKRMVTATEIAQKFGVSVRTVYRDIRALENSGIPISTVEGKGYTLVEGYSLPPLMFSEEEANALITAEYLINQARDGSLVKHFDAAMLKIKSVFRYNIKEKSETLAGRMFRMRFEEDSYTTSHSLSELQKAITDCIRTRIDYQKPTDETPITRTIEPVAIYYSKGNWILIAWCHLRQANRAFRIDRMTKIEFLDETFDDRKFDLQTYFSQQMEEFLSTPDTPLS; encoded by the coding sequence ATGAGCACAGACACCGAAGTTTCCAGACTGGTACGGATTACCAAAATAGCCACCATGTTGCAATCAAAACGCATGGTGACGGCAACGGAAATTGCTCAGAAGTTCGGTGTAAGCGTGCGCACGGTTTACCGCGACATCCGCGCGTTGGAGAATTCGGGTATTCCCATCAGCACGGTAGAAGGAAAAGGCTATACACTTGTGGAAGGTTACTCGCTTCCGCCTCTTATGTTCTCTGAGGAAGAGGCCAACGCACTCATTACTGCGGAATACCTTATCAATCAGGCCAGAGACGGTTCGCTGGTCAAGCATTTCGATGCGGCCATGCTCAAGATAAAATCGGTTTTCCGATACAACATCAAAGAGAAAAGCGAAACATTAGCGGGTAGAATGTTCCGAATGCGTTTTGAAGAGGATAGCTACACCACCAGCCATTCCCTTTCCGAACTGCAAAAGGCCATTACGGATTGTATTCGAACACGAATTGACTATCAGAAACCCACGGACGAAACACCCATTACGCGCACCATTGAACCTGTGGCCATCTACTATTCCAAGGGCAATTGGATCCTGATAGCCTGGTGCCATCTTCGTCAGGCCAATCGGGCATTCAGAATAGATCGAATGACGAAGATCGAGTTCCTGGATGAAACATTTGACGACCGAAAATTCGACCTTCAGACCTATTTTTCTCAGCAGATGGAAGAATTTCTTTCCACCCCTGACACACCCTTGTCATAA
- a CDS encoding VOC family protein: protein MKNMINWFEIPVKNFERAKSFYSRVLDVEITEMPHDNMKYGVFPYDPNEGVSGALVEGEGYEPSHNGVVIYLNGGDDLAPALERAKEADATILMPKTSIGENGFMAHFIDSEGNRVALHSPN, encoded by the coding sequence ATGAAAAACATGATCAACTGGTTCGAGATTCCAGTCAAAAATTTCGAGAGAGCAAAATCCTTTTACAGCAGGGTGCTTGACGTGGAAATTACTGAAATGCCGCATGACAATATGAAGTACGGTGTATTCCCTTACGACCCCAACGAGGGTGTAAGTGGGGCATTGGTAGAAGGCGAAGGGTATGAACCATCGCATAACGGTGTTGTCATTTACCTGAATGGTGGTGATGACCTTGCTCCTGCACTTGAGCGGGCCAAGGAAGCAGATGCTACCATTCTTATGCCTAAGACTTCCATTGGCGAAAATGGGTTCATGGCACATTTCATCGATTCGGAAGGAAATCGAGTGGCGTTACATTCGCCAAATTGA
- a CDS encoding acyl-homoserine-lactone acylase: MRNLFLSFLLLLLVTAQISHAQSTFPKIDPGNITLVRDSFGIPHIFAPTDAEVAYGLAWANAEDAFSETQNLVYIGKEMMGRVDGIEGAPADYFIHAIGARQLVEERFEADLSPEFKKYIDGFVQGLNAYAAAHPDEVKLKKAFPATSKDIITAFVVTMAFLSDAQNAVGDAVGGTYDTVTVNFPVHNRKPVGSNAFALNSTLTVDGQTYVCTNPHMGMDGGLSFYETHLHSDEGLNIEGALFQGTSSVNMGANENLAWGMTWNFFDRLDVFKLNMVKGKALTYEMDGEELKLEKRPVWLKVGLGKHHRFVIPVRKMTYWSKYGCTIKSDKGNNFYSVRFPANQSVRAAEQLYYMNKATDYDSFRKALDIHAIVLFNVVYGDRDDNIFYLEHGTLPKRDLSFDWQGLLPGNTSKTLWTELVPLDSMPQTVNPECGFVFNTNNTPFHASSKECFEGSCPYPNYAVDDLPGDNNRANRFQELIHEKDRFSLDDLRKIKFDVTLSHKGGFGESMEPLFHLDGNKYPDLKEAIGILKSWNRTSEIHEYAPTLLGLILREIFTRRGYDDNEFVRGFAVDEDEWVSTLRNACDTLKAHFGTVKVEWGTIHRNIRGDKNLPLRGFADMLSPSYPEQRPGSFIFTPEYGDSYMLFAAFDKDGLTRLQALQPLGNSLDPESPHYNDQMELFSKQQLRQLSLKREDVMKKAESVYHPK; this comes from the coding sequence ATGAGAAACCTGTTCCTTTCTTTCCTTTTGCTCCTTCTGGTCACGGCCCAAATCTCCCATGCCCAGAGCACATTTCCAAAGATCGACCCCGGCAACATCACGCTTGTGCGCGACAGTTTCGGTATTCCGCACATTTTCGCGCCTACTGATGCCGAAGTGGCCTACGGACTGGCCTGGGCCAATGCCGAAGATGCGTTTTCAGAGACACAGAACCTGGTCTATATCGGCAAGGAAATGATGGGGCGTGTGGATGGTATTGAGGGTGCTCCTGCCGATTATTTCATTCACGCCATCGGTGCGCGGCAGTTGGTAGAGGAACGGTTCGAAGCAGACCTATCGCCCGAATTCAAGAAGTATATTGACGGTTTTGTTCAAGGACTGAACGCCTACGCAGCTGCCCATCCTGATGAAGTGAAACTGAAAAAGGCGTTTCCTGCCACCTCCAAGGACATCATCACCGCTTTTGTGGTAACGATGGCCTTTCTGTCGGATGCACAGAATGCCGTGGGCGATGCCGTTGGTGGCACTTATGATACCGTGACGGTTAACTTCCCTGTGCACAACCGCAAACCCGTTGGTTCCAACGCCTTTGCCCTCAACAGCACTTTGACCGTGGACGGCCAAACATACGTGTGTACCAACCCGCACATGGGCATGGACGGAGGTCTCTCCTTCTACGAGACCCATCTGCATAGTGATGAAGGACTGAACATCGAAGGCGCGCTTTTTCAAGGCACCAGTTCGGTGAACATGGGAGCCAACGAAAACCTGGCATGGGGCATGACCTGGAATTTCTTTGACCGTTTGGACGTGTTCAAACTGAACATGGTGAAAGGCAAGGCCCTCACCTACGAAATGGACGGTGAAGAGCTGAAATTGGAGAAACGGCCGGTTTGGTTGAAGGTCGGGTTGGGCAAACACCATCGGTTTGTCATTCCCGTTAGGAAGATGACCTATTGGAGCAAATATGGCTGCACCATCAAAAGCGACAAGGGCAATAACTTCTATTCCGTACGCTTCCCAGCCAATCAAAGCGTGAGGGCGGCCGAACAGCTCTACTACATGAACAAGGCCACGGATTACGATTCATTCCGAAAAGCCCTCGATATCCACGCCATCGTATTGTTCAATGTGGTCTATGGCGACAGGGATGACAACATCTTTTACTTGGAACACGGCACGCTGCCCAAGCGCGACCTTAGTTTCGACTGGCAAGGGCTTCTGCCCGGAAACACCTCCAAAACGCTATGGACAGAACTTGTTCCGCTGGACAGCATGCCGCAGACGGTGAACCCTGAATGCGGATTTGTATTCAATACGAACAACACCCCGTTCCACGCCTCCTCCAAAGAGTGTTTTGAGGGGTCATGTCCCTACCCGAACTATGCGGTGGACGACCTGCCGGGCGATAACAACCGCGCCAACCGCTTTCAGGAACTGATCCACGAAAAGGACAGGTTCAGTTTGGATGACCTTCGGAAGATAAAATTCGATGTCACGCTTTCGCACAAAGGCGGTTTCGGTGAATCGATGGAGCCGCTGTTCCATTTGGATGGGAACAAATACCCGGACCTGAAGGAGGCCATCGGAATTTTGAAGTCGTGGAACCGCACCAGCGAGATACATGAATATGCTCCGACCCTGCTGGGGCTGATTCTCCGTGAGATATTCACAAGACGCGGTTATGACGATAATGAATTCGTACGCGGGTTCGCGGTGGATGAGGACGAATGGGTGAGCACGCTGCGCAATGCCTGCGACACGCTGAAGGCACATTTCGGCACAGTGAAAGTGGAATGGGGCACCATTCATCGGAACATCCGTGGCGATAAGAATCTGCCCTTGCGCGGCTTTGCCGACATGCTCAGTCCGAGCTATCCTGAACAGCGGCCAGGCTCTTTCATCTTCACACCCGAATACGGTGATTCGTACATGCTCTTTGCCGCTTTCGATAAGGATGGTCTTACCCGGCTGCAGGCCCTGCAACCGCTGGGTAATTCGCTCGACCCCGAAAGTCCACATTACAACGACCAGATGGAACTGTTCAGCAAGCAGCAACTACGGCAGTTGAGCCTGAAAAGGGAAGATGTAATGAAGAAGGCCGAATCGGTCTATCATCCAAAGTAA
- a CDS encoding STAS/SEC14 domain-containing protein, translating to MSSIILLDDIPLIEGPIADYKLDPVGILYSYSKNPKRTVANISENIALVKKITGNKRVPLLIYLCDSPVPDKETRNFSTEQLPKVYTAMAMVSKPGLSKLIMNILFRLKKPPIPMRSFTDDREAREWLMQFL from the coding sequence ATGAGCAGCATCATACTACTTGACGACATTCCCCTGATCGAAGGCCCCATTGCCGATTATAAACTGGACCCAGTAGGTATCCTCTACTCCTACTCCAAAAACCCCAAGCGCACGGTTGCCAACATCTCGGAAAACATTGCGCTGGTAAAGAAGATCACTGGAAACAAACGGGTGCCGTTGCTCATTTATCTCTGCGATTCGCCTGTTCCCGACAAGGAGACACGGAATTTCTCCACGGAACAGCTTCCGAAGGTCTATACGGCCATGGCCATGGTTTCCAAGCCTGGTCTTTCGAAGCTCATCATGAACATCCTATTCCGATTGAAGAAACCGCCCATTCCCATGCGGTCGTTCACAGACGACAGGGAAGCACGGGAGTGGCTGATGCAGTTTCTATGA
- the cas2 gene encoding CRISPR-associated endonuclease Cas2, whose amino-acid sequence MKDRQVRLNKYHIMWLFIFFDLPTETKTDRRKAQQFRKELQKDGFTMMQFSVYTRHCASWQSGQVHIKRVKGLIPSKGHVSIVQITDKQYGDILNFWGKKKETLPQASPQLELF is encoded by the coding sequence GTACGACTCAATAAATACCATATCATGTGGCTATTCATATTCTTTGATCTCCCTACCGAAACAAAGACTGACCGTAGGAAGGCCCAACAGTTCAGAAAGGAGCTGCAAAAGGATGGATTTACGATGATGCAGTTCAGTGTATATACACGCCATTGCGCCAGTTGGCAGAGCGGCCAGGTACACATCAAACGGGTCAAGGGTCTGATACCGAGCAAAGGACACGTCAGCATTGTTCAGATAACAGACAAGCAGTATGGTGATATCCTCAACTTCTGGGGCAAGAAGAAGGAGACGTTGCCGCAAGCATCGCCCCAATTGGAATTGTTCTAA